In the Bacillus sp. HSf4 genome, CGCAGATTCAGCTTTGGGCGGATTTTTTGCGTTTTTTAACGAGTACGATCTTGGTGAGAACGCTTTATCTTTCAGCCCCGGCGTCATCAGGATGATCAAAGCGATTCAAAGGAAAATGCGGCATTTGCATGCAGCCGACTCACTGTGCTTTGACTTTCAGAAGCTCGGACAGACGCCTTATGTGACCAGTCTGTTTCTCGTGAAGGACGCCGCTGATTTGAAGCGGGTCGATCTTGACCCGGATGAGACGCCGTATGTCGGCCACCGCGGCTACGGTGACTATCATACGGGATATACGCTGGAATGTTCGCGGATGGCGAGCTCGATCAGCATGTACAGCGCGCTGATGGCGTTTGGAATTGAAGGCTATCAAAAACTGATCGGCCAGTTTCTTGAGGTCAACCTCCATTTTCGCGAACAGCTCGCACGCCGCATTCCGGAGGCGGAGATCATGAATCCGGACAACTGCGGCATGTCGACGCTGTTCCGGATTTATCCGGAAGGCGCCCCGAGACGTGCCGAAGAGATTGCTGGAGAGTGCACCGTAGAAGAGCTGAAAAGAAACAATGCACTGAATGAAAAACTATTTGAAAAGCTCGGAGCAAAGCGGGAGAAAATGTTTTTTGGCGACACGAAAAAACATTTGCTGGTGGGAACCCGGGAAGGGCTTGAGGTTCCCCTTTCAGTCAGCAAGTTTTTCGTCATTTCTCCTTATACAAAACTTGAGCATGTTCCGGAAATTATTGATTACTTAAAAGAAAATGTTGCGGAAGTCTGCCGGGAGTATGGCTCCCTCGCGGCGTATTAACAAAAGGGGATATAACGATGAAAAAACTAATGGAACACATTTCAGCCAAAATCATGATCGGCGTCGCGCTGGTGCTGATTATTACGATTGCAAGTTTTTCCGCAGTTTTTACGGTCATTAGCAACGATTTGTCAGAACAGCTAAAAGAGCAGTTTCAAAACCGTCTGTATACCGATATTCACCTTGCCGAAAACCAAATCAGCCGTATCGATGGAAATGTGCTTGATATCGATTCAACTGACAGCCCGCTTTACAAGGAGACGAAACATGCGGTGAATCAGCTGAAAAAGAAAAACAAGCTGGAAAATCTTTATATCCTCTCCAATCAAGGAGGCAAGGAGCGGATTGTCGTTTTATCAGATACAGCAGATGATTTCGGGACCTCATACGCCTTTTCAGATGAAATGAAGGACGCTTTGGCAAACAATAAAGAGATGATCAGCGATGTTTATGAGGATCAATACGGCATTCATCAGTCGATTTTTCTGCCGCTGACAGACAGCTCAGGGGAACAGACGGGGATTTTGGGCATTGATTTGGACGCCTCGGTCATTCCGGCTACAGCAGCAAAAGCTAAATGGTACACGCTCGGAATCGCGGCATTTGTCATGCTGATCGGCATGCTCATGGCTTATTTCCTCGGCACTTATATCGCAAAACCGATCAGGCAGCTGATGAAGGCTTCAGAAAAGATCGCCGACGGTGATCTATCAGCGCAAATCTCTGTCAAAAGCCGTGATGAAGCAGGCAAATTGGCCGAATCATTTCAGCGGATGAATGAAAATCTGAAACAATTGATCGGCCAGATTTCCGCCTCATCGCAAGAAGTGTCCAACACCAGCCTTCAGCTGAAAAACGTATCGTCCGAATCAAGCGAAAGCGCCCAGCAGGTGGCTGAGTCGATGAACAGCATGAGCGAAGGGATCAACGAGGTCGTCTCATCTGTGACAGATTGCCATACATCGGCCGCTGAAATCGACCGGCAGATCGCAAACGTCACGGAAAAGGTCAACGAGATGAAGGAGGTTGCAGAAGGCGTCAGCAAGGATTCCAAGACGGGGCAGGAGCTTGTGGAAGAAACATTGCATCAGACCCAAACGATTAAAAACGTGATGGAAGAGTCCAAAAATGCGGCGAAGGATATGCAGAGTCATACAGAGGAAATCGAAAAAGTGATCGGAATGATTTCTTCAATTGCCGAACAGACGAATTTGCTGGCGCTGAACGCTTCAATCGAAGCTGCCCGCGTCGGTGAGGAAGGTCAAGGTTTTGCCGTTGTCGCCGGGGAAGTCAGAAAGCTGTCCGAACGCTCGGCGGAAGCCGCTTTATCCGTTTCCCAGCTTGTTGCGGGCACCCAGGAAAGCAGCCGTCTTGTAATGGAACGCATTCAAGAGGGCGGTGAAGCGGTCGATAGAGGGCAGATTTTAATGAATGGCACATATGAGAATTTTTCCGGCATTTTTAAAGGGATATCGCAATTTGCTGAACGAACGGATCAATTGCTGAAATCCTTATTAAAAGTGGAAGAATCTTATCAAAGCATTTCTTCCGCCATGGAGCAGATATCAGCCGTAACGGAAGAGCAGGCGGCAGGCTCGGAAGAAGTGGCGGCCGCAGCTGAACAACAGAGCGCCGGCATGCAGGAAATCGCCTCGGCGATTCAGCAGCTGTCATCTTTGTCCGAAGAATTGCGTCAAGAGGCGTCCAAGTTTAAATTAGAGGAATAAAAAAAGACAGCCTGATCAACGGAGGTCAGGCTGTTCTAACCTTGGTATTCGACTATATAAAGACGAAAGGAAAACACAAAACCGCAAGATATCAGTGATTTCACTGTATTATGCAAGGGGTTTTCGAAGGGTTTTTAGAATTAAATCGATTTTTTGGTATCAAATTTGGTATCACCGACATTCCTTAGTTTAATAGAAAATCCCCCTTATTTGTTTTAAAATGTAAATGTTCGTTTTAAAACAAATGGGGGGTTATTATGGCTTTATTTATTTCATTATTTGCTGCTTTTATGATTATAGGAACACTAATAGGTGTATTAATGCTAATCCCAAGTAAAACAAGAAAAGCTGGACTTCGACTGGCTCTTTTTTGTATTATTACTTTACTTTCAATAGCACTAATTAATAAATTTTTTCTAAAGTACGAAAATGAACCAGTTGCCACCATTACTCCAGAAGAATATAAAAAAATAAAAGAAGGCATGACTTATGATGAAGTCAAAAAAATTGTTGGGGGCAAAGCAAAATCTGAAGAAAAAATTGGTGACTCATCAACAGATTATGATTTCGACGGAGAGGATGGCTTAGAAAGTCATGCAGCTGTATTCCTTCATTTTGTTGCTGATAAATTAAGTGTCAAAAGTGAATATGGGTTAATTACTAAAAGTGATCAATCAGAATTAAATGCCTCATCTTCTGAGAATGAGACAAGCGATATCAGAAATAAAATTGAAGGTTTGGTCAATGAACATTTAAAGAACGTTTCTATTGAAGACGTTGAAGTCAATCAAGACTTGGGAAATGATAAAAAAGATCAATACATTGCATTAGTTCACTTATCATTTGATCTTAAAAATTCATCAACAACAAAAAAAAAGATGATTGAACTGTATAGTGAAGATTTGGCTGCTCGCCTTGCTGAGGAAGACAGAAGTATTAGTGAACTTTCTGTATTTTGGAAAGCACCCTATATAGATGAAGACGAAACTTTAGCCAAATTCTCTTATAAAAGATCTGGTGAAAAAATGGTGACCAGTGAAAGAAATTATTCTCAACTCTTAAATTAAATTATGACCCCATTCGAAAGGATAGGTTAGATCTTTTAAGCTATTAACTTATAAAAAATCAAGATCGTTTTATCCTTAAAAACAAAAACATTTAGGTTTATAGGCCTAATCAATAAGATTCATTTTCATGGATGGACAGGATTTATTCACTAATCATTTCCGTAAAGTGGTAAACTCTATACTGATTGTAACCATTAGTATTAGAGGAGAATGCCATGAAGACTCTGGATGTTCAGGCGTTGCACCATGCAATTGACAAAACGCTGGAACAATTAAAACAACAATCAGACGAAATCGCCAAAGTCAAAAAAGCCGTTAAGGACATCACATCACTTGATGATGCTTTAAAGGGAAAAGGCGGCGACGCGATCCGTGCCTTTTACGAGGAATGCCACACCCCTTTTTTGCAGTTCTATGACACTTTCATAGAGGAATACAGTTCCACGCTAAAGAAAATGAAAAATGCGCTGAATTCCCTGGAACCGAACCACAACGGATTTATTTCGCAAGCCTTTCTCGAACACGAACTGGAACAAGGCTTGAACGCGGCCGATCGAACAACGAAACACTTGGTATCCAAAGCAAATGCCACGATGGCAAAAGTCAGCCATATTGTCGATCTGCCGGATTTGAACGACAACGATTTTCATGAACAAAATCGAAAAGCAATGAAAGAAATCAATCAGACGATTGAAAAGCTGCACACCTTTGACAGGGAGCAGACAAACGCCCTCAAAACCGCTGAAAACGACCTTGAAACGATGCAAAAATACATCTCAAGGCTCGAGAAAATGTATACCGGGCCTAAAATTGAAATCACCGGCTATCAAAAAGGATCGATTTTAAAACCGGATGAGATGGATACCCTGAGTGGAAATCAAGAAACAGCGATGGGTGTTATGTTGAAAAAAGTCGGAGACAAAGAAGACACTGAAATGAATACTCTCGCCGACCCTGATCGAACAAAGAAATTGGCGGCACAAAAAGTTTCTAAGAAAGTGTATAGTGAAGAGGAGTTAGAAAAGCTAGAAAAGAAATATACTGTTTATAATGACACAGTGTACCGAGCTTATATAGATGGTAATATAATCGTCAAGTTAGAACCTGCATACACCCTTCCTGAAAATGTTGAAAAAAGCGAATGGGAAAAATATCTAGAGACTGGTTTGGAATTTGCAGGAGTTTATGATGCAGTAAGAGCCGGATTTGGGTACGACCTTGCAACAGGTGAAATCGTTTCAGTCAAAGATCGTTTTTTAGCTGGATTTTATGTCACACCTTTTGGAAAAGCATTTAAATACGGAAAACGCGGTTACAAATTATTCAAAGGTGAGGAATCAGCAAAGAAAATTGCAAAGGTTGAGAAAGGTGCGAAAGCAGCTAAGGATGTTGGAAAAGTTGAGAAGAAAACTTCTAAAACTACGAATGATGTTCTTAAAAACCCTATCGAGAGCAAGTTTAAAGGGACTGGAGACCTTGATAAACTTTATAAGAGTGTGTCTTTAGGAAAAGGAACTACAGGCAGAACAAAACCAAATAATTTAAATGAACAATTAGCTATGAAGGAAGTGCTCTCAAACCCTAATACCGGCAAACCTATACCGTTAAGAAAAGGGATGACAGACTCTCGTTGGCCTAAAGATGAAGGCTGGGTTAAAATGTCTAAGAATGTGAATGGCGTCGAAGTTCATTATTTAAAAAACACTAAAACAGGCCAGTTCGATGATTTTAAATTCAAATAAATGAAGGTGACAATAAATGAAAGTTAAATGCAAGATGAATACAGGCTTAGAATTATCAGAAAAAACTTACGAAATTGGTTACAGCCCTGAAACCATCTTCGATTTAAAAAAAGACGAACAATATAGCGTTTATGGTATTTGTGAATGGAATTCTTCTTTACACTTTTTAATCAAAGGTGAAGAAGACAACTTTCCATCTTGGTATCCCTCGGAATTATTTGAAGTTACGGAGAAACAGTTGCCACTAGAATGGTATTTTAATTTCGATAGGGATAATGATATTTCCGCAGTGTGGGGTTATAAAGAGTTGGTGATGGATGAAAGCCATTTCGATGGTTTAATGGAGCGAGAAAACGATGCGTTAAAAGTATTTTTAGAACGAAAAAAAGAAATAGACGAAGATTTTTGCTAATTAATTAAGTTAAAAGACGCTAAACAGGCGTCTTTCTTTTTTACTCCGACACCACGGCAACCCAGCAAAAACGGAGCTCATATAGTACCTTCAGAACTTTTAAAATCATAAATGAGGGGGATATCAATGGGATATGATCCTTTAATTTCAAATTTGTGCTTCGGAGCCCGCGATAGTTGCAACAACTTTTTCCTTTGTTTACAGGTAGTTGATTTTCTTTTATAATTTTGATTAACATGAATGTCAATGAAAAGAGGTTTTTTTTTGTCACCACGTACAAAGGAACAGAATGAAGAAATTCGAAGACAGCGGAAACAGGACATTTTACGGGCAGCCATCTTGGTTTACGCCGAAAAAGGATACTCAGCTACCGAAATGGGTGATATTGCGGCACAGGCTGGCCTGGCGCGTGGATTGGTGTATCACTATTTTAAGAACAAGCAAGCCTTGTTCCGTGAATTGTATGAGGATATAATGGCCAAGACCCAGCAGACAACGGTGTCACACTTTCAGCAGGATCGGCCACCGTTGGAATTGTTAAGTGAGTATGCACGATTAGTATGCAGGCAGGTTTTGAATGAACCAGCCGTTTCGCAATTTTATATGAGGATTAGTCTGGACATCCATTTATTTTATACTGAAGAACAGCTTTCTTCTTTTGAATGGGTAAGGGCTTTTATTGAACCCATTATTTCTGTAATCAAACAAGGTATTCAACAGGGGACGGTTCGTCAAGGGAATCCGAGCCTTATGGCTATGCAATTCTGGGGGGCTATATCACAAGGTATGAACTACTTGGGACAACTTCAGAAAGAAGGAACAACCGAGCAACCCGTAAAGGATCGGTTAATGACTGTGGTAGAGGAAGTTACAGAAACAGCTCTAGCGATCGTGAAGCCGGAATAAATTTTTTTGATTTTATATTGACATTCATGCAAATCAAAAAAGAGGTGTGGATTATTACATTCGTAACGATGACACAAGCGGAGTTTGATGCATTAAGTGACGAGAGGCTCGGGTGGGTATGTGTTGAGTCTACTCTTTTAAGTATTCGTGGGAAGGATGCTGCGGCAAAATCAGCAGCGATTACTAGTTTGAATAGGAGTCAGCAGGCACTGTGCATGTTTAGGGTTTTTTATGATCATGCAAAGGACTCCGCGAACGAGTTTTACTCTTGGGTGTCTTATTTGTTGCAGACACCGGGATACTGGACAGGTGTGACTGGGGCCCTGAACTATTTCAATGATCAAAATCTGCTGAAACTGCTCGAAGATACAAAGCAGACCATTGAGATTAATGGGCATAATGCCCACGCAGAAGGTGACGCCTTCAAAGAACGACAGAGAGATCAGGAACTGTTACATATCATCAATCGATTATACGAACGATTTCAAGAGATCGTTGCCGACAGTCTGATAAAAATTGGTGATTTCATCCGGTCCCATCCACAGGACTTTGTTATTTTGGCAAAATAATTCGAATCAAATGGAACCGGATTTGATTGAACGTACAAAATAACAGACAGCCTGATCTGATCAGATCAGGCTGCCATGTTTATACCGGATTTAAAATTCGATTTAAAAATTGTTTGGTCCGTTCTTCTTTCGGTGCCGAAAAGATTTGTTCCGGCGGTCCCTGCTCGACGATGACGCCGCCGTCGATAAAGACGACTTCATCTGCGACATCCTGGGCGAATTTGATTTCGTGAGTGACAACGACCATTGTCCAGCCTTCATTCGCCAGGTCTTTCATGACCTTCAGCACTTCGCCGACCAGCTCCGGGTCAAGGGCCGATGTGGGCTCATCAAAAAGCATCAGCTCAGGCTTGATGGCCAGCGCCCGGGCGATACCGACGCGCTGCTGCTGTCCGCCTGACAGCTGAAACGGATAGAGATCCATTTTGTCCTCTAGGCCGACTTTTTTCAAAAGCTGTACCGCTTCTTTTTTGACTTCCTCTTTAGCGCGTTTTTGCACCTTTACGGGGCCTTCCATCACATTTTCAAGCACGGTGCGGTGCGGAAACAGGTGATAGGCCTGAAACACCATTCCCGATTTTCTGCGGAGGCGAAGCAAATCGCCAGGCTTATGCTTCTTTGAAAAGTCGATGGTAAAGTCTTCAAAGGAAAGGATGCCGCGGTTTGGAATTTCAAGCGCATTCAGGCAGCGAAGCAGCGTTGTTTTTCCGGACCCGGAAGGCCCTAAAATGGCGATCACTTTTCCTTTTTCGATATTCAAGTCGATCCTTTTTAACACTTCATTTTCGCCGAAGGATTTATTCAGCCCTTTAATCGCAAGCATTGTCTATTCCCTCCTTATTTCGCCACATACCGGTCTAAACGCCGTTCAATCTGCTGCTGAGCAATCGCAAGAACAAAACAGATAATCCAATAAATGAATGCGGCTTCGATATAAATGATTAAAATCTGGTCAAGGTGTGTCGCTCCGATTTCCTGGGCTTTGCGGAATAATTCGGCGACCAAAATCTGCGACGCGAGAGATGTGTCCTTAATTAAGCTGATAAATGTATTGGATAATGGCGGAATCGACACCCGCACGGCCTGCGGCAGAATGATTCTGGAAAGCGCCGTTTTTTGCGTCATTCCGATCGAGTAGGCGGCTTCCCATTGCCCTTTTGGGACGGAAAGGATGGAAGCGCGGATAATTTCCGACGCATAGGCGCCGACATTCAATGAAAAGGCGATAACAGCGCTCGGAAACGGAGCAATCGTCACATTGAAAGCCGGAAATAAGTAAAAGATGATAAACAGCTGAACGAGCAGCGGTGTTCCCCGGATCGCTGAGACGTATATGCCGAAAACCGCCTTTAAGATACGCGATTTTGACATTCTCGCCAGAGCCGTGATCAGCGCGATGATCATGCCGAAAAGAAAAGAGAGAATGGCAAGGGGAATCGAATAATAGATTCCCCTTAGAAAAATCGGCCAAAATGACTCGCGCACAAGATCCCACGGGATGGCTGCGCCGATGGCCAAAGCCTGTATATTATTGAGAAACATCTTCGCCAAACCATTTCTTCGCGATTTTACCCAGTGTGCCATCCTCTTTCATATCGTTCAGCGCGGAGTTGACTTTCTCCGCCAGTTCGCCGCTTCCTTTGCGGAAAGCGAAATACGTCTTTTGCGGATCACCGGTTTCAAAAGCGATTTTCAAGTTTTTGTTTCCTGACGACTTCAAGTAGTTCAGTACGGCAAGTTTATCATTGTAAGTCAGGTCGACGCGGCCCTGCTGGATAAGCTGGAAGGATTGCGCCATTCCTTCAACACCTTCGATATTCGCCCCGGCCTTTTTCGCCAGATCGTTGTAGTTGCTTGTTAACGACTGTGCCGCCGTTTTTCCTTTTACATCTTGTTCAGATTTGATTTCGTTATTGTCCGCTTTCGTGACAACAACCGCTTGGGATGTTGTATATGAATCGGAAAAATCGTATTGGTCTTCACGCCCTTTTTTGCCGACCTGGTTGGCCACCACGTCAAACCGCTTTGAATTGAGGCCGGCGAACATGCTGTCCCATTGCGTTTCTTTAAAATCGACTTTCAGATTGAGACGCTTGGCGACTTCTTTTATAACCTCGACGTCATAACCCGTTAATTTGTCCGTTTTTTTATCATGGAAGGTAAAAGGCTCATATGTTCCTTCTGTACCAACGGTCAATACACCTTTATCTTTGATCGAGGACCAAAGGTTTTGATTTTCGCCTGTCTTCTGATCCTCGGACTTGTCGCCCGACTGCCCGCAAGCGGCTGCCACGGCGATCAACAGCGTCATGAGTGCAGCGAATATTGCTTTTTTCATTGTTAATCCCCACTTTTCTGATTGGATTTAATTGATTTGATTTTACTTAAGGACCTTCCAAAAGTAAAGCATAAAGCTTTTTTATTATGAGTCAAGCGATTCGTTTTTAGTGATCAAGCTTGGGAATGGCTGATATTCCATTTTTTTAAGCGGTATTGAAGGCTTTGTCTGCTGATCCCCAATGTCCGTGCCGCCTGTGACACATTGTAGTTGCATTTTTTGAGCGTTTTCTGAATATAATATTTTTCGGTGTTCTCGATTTGTTCCTTTAAAGGAGCTGACGAGGCGGAAGGCGGCTGCGGGAAAACGTCGAATCCAGATGTGTGGGGGAGCTGCTCTTTTGCCGCCGTTTTTGTCCTGTATTGCAAGGGAAGATGCGTGAGGTCGATGTTTTCCTCATAAGCCATCAAGTTCATCGCACCTTCTATCAAATGTTCAAGCTCCCTGACGTTCCCCGGCCAATCGTAGGAAAGTAAAAACTGGCGCACTTCATCTTCAAGCCCTTTGACTTCCATTTGAAATAAGGCATTGTATTTATCAATAAAATGCTTTGCAAGCGGCAGGATATCGTCCTTCCGATCTTTGAGCGGAGGGATGAACAGCGTGACGACGCTCAGCCTGTAGTAAAGGTCTTTTCTCAGGCGCTTTTCGCTGACGGCGTCGATCGGATCTTCGTTCATCGTCGCGATAATTCTGACATCGATCGGCGTGTCTTTTGCAGCACCGATTCGTCTGATGGTTTTCTCCTGGATGGCCCGCAAAAGCTTCGCCTGCAAATTCAAGTCCAATGAATTGATTTCATCAAGAAGGAGTGTCCCGCCATCGGCTTGTTCAAATAGGCCGGGGCGGTCGACAGCTCCCGTAAACGCGCCTTTTGCCGTTCCAAATAAAAGACCTTCGACAAGACTTTCAGGAAGGGCCGCGCAGTTTTGCGAGATAAACGGACCTGTCGAACGCTGGCTGCCGTTATGGATGCTTTGAGCAAACAGCTCTTTTCCGGTTCCGGTATCCCCTACAATGAGAATGGAAGAGGAGGTTCGTGTCGCCCGTTTCGCGTGTTCGGCAACTTCCAGGATCTCCGGGCTGACGCCGATCAGGCTGTCAAACGTATATTTTGTATTTTCGGTTTTATTC is a window encoding:
- a CDS encoding methyl-accepting chemotaxis protein, yielding MKKLMEHISAKIMIGVALVLIITIASFSAVFTVISNDLSEQLKEQFQNRLYTDIHLAENQISRIDGNVLDIDSTDSPLYKETKHAVNQLKKKNKLENLYILSNQGGKERIVVLSDTADDFGTSYAFSDEMKDALANNKEMISDVYEDQYGIHQSIFLPLTDSSGEQTGILGIDLDASVIPATAAKAKWYTLGIAAFVMLIGMLMAYFLGTYIAKPIRQLMKASEKIADGDLSAQISVKSRDEAGKLAESFQRMNENLKQLIGQISASSQEVSNTSLQLKNVSSESSESAQQVAESMNSMSEGINEVVSSVTDCHTSAAEIDRQIANVTEKVNEMKEVAEGVSKDSKTGQELVEETLHQTQTIKNVMEESKNAAKDMQSHTEEIEKVIGMISSIAEQTNLLALNASIEAARVGEEGQGFAVVAGEVRKLSERSAEAALSVSQLVAGTQESSRLVMERIQEGGEAVDRGQILMNGTYENFSGIFKGISQFAERTDQLLKSLLKVEESYQSISSAMEQISAVTEEQAAGSEEVAAAAEQQSAGMQEIASAIQQLSSLSEELRQEASKFKLEE
- a CDS encoding amino acid ABC transporter permease; this translates as MFLNNIQALAIGAAIPWDLVRESFWPIFLRGIYYSIPLAILSFLFGMIIALITALARMSKSRILKAVFGIYVSAIRGTPLLVQLFIIFYLFPAFNVTIAPFPSAVIAFSLNVGAYASEIIRASILSVPKGQWEAAYSIGMTQKTALSRIILPQAVRVSIPPLSNTFISLIKDTSLASQILVAELFRKAQEIGATHLDQILIIYIEAAFIYWIICFVLAIAQQQIERRLDRYVAK
- a CDS encoding sigma-54-dependent Fis family transcriptional regulator encodes the protein MLTDSQFMEHIFKKISDEIDIGLHVVDENGTSVVYNTKMTQIEGMDAQDVLGKNLLDVFTFASHHDSTLVQALQYGKTIKNVKQTYFNNKGQEITTVNHTFPVMENGHIIGAVEIAKDVTKLERLIRENMNKTENTKYTFDSLIGVSPEILEVAEHAKRATRTSSSILIVGDTGTGKELFAQSIHNGSQRSTGPFISQNCAALPESLVEGLLFGTAKGAFTGAVDRPGLFEQADGGTLLLDEINSLDLNLQAKLLRAIQEKTIRRIGAAKDTPIDVRIIATMNEDPIDAVSEKRLRKDLYYRLSVVTLFIPPLKDRKDDILPLAKHFIDKYNALFQMEVKGLEDEVRQFLLSYDWPGNVRELEHLIEGAMNLMAYEENIDLTHLPLQYRTKTAAKEQLPHTSGFDVFPQPPSASSAPLKEQIENTEKYYIQKTLKKCNYNVSQAARTLGISRQSLQYRLKKWNISHSQA
- a CDS encoding amino acid ABC transporter ATP-binding protein, with the protein product MLAIKGLNKSFGENEVLKRIDLNIEKGKVIAILGPSGSGKTTLLRCLNALEIPNRGILSFEDFTIDFSKKHKPGDLLRLRRKSGMVFQAYHLFPHRTVLENVMEGPVKVQKRAKEEVKKEAVQLLKKVGLEDKMDLYPFQLSGGQQQRVGIARALAIKPELMLFDEPTSALDPELVGEVLKVMKDLANEGWTMVVVTHEIKFAQDVADEVVFIDGGVIVEQGPPEQIFSAPKEERTKQFLNRILNPV
- a CDS encoding TetR/AcrR family transcriptional regulator; protein product: MSPRTKEQNEEIRRQRKQDILRAAILVYAEKGYSATEMGDIAAQAGLARGLVYHYFKNKQALFRELYEDIMAKTQQTTVSHFQQDRPPLELLSEYARLVCRQVLNEPAVSQFYMRISLDIHLFYTEEQLSSFEWVRAFIEPIISVIKQGIQQGTVRQGNPSLMAMQFWGAISQGMNYLGQLQKEGTTEQPVKDRLMTVVEEVTETALAIVKPE
- a CDS encoding T7SS effector LXG polymorphic toxin; amino-acid sequence: MKTLDVQALHHAIDKTLEQLKQQSDEIAKVKKAVKDITSLDDALKGKGGDAIRAFYEECHTPFLQFYDTFIEEYSSTLKKMKNALNSLEPNHNGFISQAFLEHELEQGLNAADRTTKHLVSKANATMAKVSHIVDLPDLNDNDFHEQNRKAMKEINQTIEKLHTFDREQTNALKTAENDLETMQKYISRLEKMYTGPKIEITGYQKGSILKPDEMDTLSGNQETAMGVMLKKVGDKEDTEMNTLADPDRTKKLAAQKVSKKVYSEEELEKLEKKYTVYNDTVYRAYIDGNIIVKLEPAYTLPENVEKSEWEKYLETGLEFAGVYDAVRAGFGYDLATGEIVSVKDRFLAGFYVTPFGKAFKYGKRGYKLFKGEESAKKIAKVEKGAKAAKDVGKVEKKTSKTTNDVLKNPIESKFKGTGDLDKLYKSVSLGKGTTGRTKPNNLNEQLAMKEVLSNPNTGKPIPLRKGMTDSRWPKDEGWVKMSKNVNGVEVHYLKNTKTGQFDDFKFK
- the tcyA gene encoding cystine ABC transporter substrate-binding lipoprotein TcyA, producing MKKAIFAALMTLLIAVAAACGQSGDKSEDQKTGENQNLWSSIKDKGVLTVGTEGTYEPFTFHDKKTDKLTGYDVEVIKEVAKRLNLKVDFKETQWDSMFAGLNSKRFDVVANQVGKKGREDQYDFSDSYTTSQAVVVTKADNNEIKSEQDVKGKTAAQSLTSNYNDLAKKAGANIEGVEGMAQSFQLIQQGRVDLTYNDKLAVLNYLKSSGNKNLKIAFETGDPQKTYFAFRKGSGELAEKVNSALNDMKEDGTLGKIAKKWFGEDVSQ